Proteins from one Deinococcus fonticola genomic window:
- a CDS encoding S8 family serine peptidase, whose product MMRKHSLPFLAGLTLTALLAGCGQPSAPTASQPVSASPTGLTSAGSLRYVQNEVLVGYTDEASLQAAAKAMNGTVLDRLPEIQTALVRVSGDALKVSAKARGVSGLRYAIVNSAVAKTDVVTHGGAPLAAQGVPSDQIFDELPQYALDPRHLNAKAAWDKGLTGKGVIVAVMDDPGDVTHPDLAANWAGKAYDAYANKTYTSGEAWKKLVASDYASHGTFVASSIVAVKNGKGIVGVAPEAKWYPIMINPAREATNEFYSDFAIARAAIWAAANGARVINNSWGGGLGVGATKDAFDYAMDQGIVVVASAGNTYQDQFQFPAGMPGVIASAALDGSNRRVTFSTAGRHISTGAPGQDVILANPTWAGGGFELISGTSFSGPYTAGVAALVIQKCPEATPYQVRRVMEMNADGSIGTNPNGFDRDTGWGRLDAGKIAANLNCAALPEKGANVAVEVGYVDLKGTSPGIFADVMLRGKGMRPGDNTDSTPWYFTETNAQGVARFAEIKPGTYDVYVAGTDLSVTGGANEDRGTYIGTLVATSGSTYSRPDMKRILVTGTSPDLNPVDPYEPNDTPETATPIKYGQTTQTAYLFGKPQDADYFKFEAKAGDKITADVLARARLGGTLDSYLFLLGPDGKTVLADNDDRGDPRIDQDSAVSYTIAKDGTYYLLVSSCAISCNPEAPEDDNNPFNKYQLKLVKN is encoded by the coding sequence ATGATGCGTAAACACTCCCTTCCCTTTCTTGCGGGCCTGACCCTCACGGCCCTCCTCGCGGGCTGCGGTCAACCCAGCGCCCCCACCGCCAGCCAGCCCGTCTCGGCCTCGCCCACCGGCCTGACCAGCGCCGGCTCACTGCGCTACGTACAGAACGAGGTGCTGGTCGGCTACACCGACGAAGCCTCGCTGCAAGCGGCGGCCAAAGCCATGAACGGTACGGTGCTCGACCGCCTGCCGGAAATTCAGACCGCCCTGGTGCGCGTCAGTGGCGACGCCCTGAAGGTCTCCGCCAAGGCGCGCGGCGTCTCGGGCCTGCGGTACGCCATCGTCAACTCCGCCGTGGCGAAAACCGACGTGGTGACCCACGGCGGCGCCCCGCTGGCCGCGCAGGGTGTGCCGTCCGACCAGATCTTCGACGAGCTGCCGCAGTACGCCCTCGACCCCCGGCACCTGAACGCCAAGGCCGCCTGGGACAAGGGCCTGACCGGCAAGGGCGTCATCGTGGCGGTCATGGACGACCCCGGCGACGTGACCCACCCGGATCTGGCCGCCAACTGGGCCGGCAAGGCGTACGACGCCTACGCCAACAAGACCTACACCAGCGGCGAAGCCTGGAAGAAACTGGTCGCCAGCGACTACGCTTCACACGGCACCTTCGTGGCCTCCAGCATCGTGGCCGTGAAGAACGGCAAGGGCATCGTGGGGGTCGCGCCCGAAGCGAAGTGGTACCCCATCATGATCAACCCCGCGCGCGAGGCCACCAACGAGTTCTACTCGGACTTCGCCATTGCCCGCGCGGCCATCTGGGCAGCGGCCAACGGTGCGCGGGTCATCAACAACTCCTGGGGCGGCGGCCTGGGCGTGGGCGCCACCAAGGACGCCTTCGATTACGCCATGGATCAGGGCATCGTGGTGGTCGCCTCGGCCGGCAACACCTACCAGGATCAGTTCCAGTTTCCGGCCGGCATGCCGGGCGTGATCGCTTCGGCTGCCCTGGACGGCAGCAACCGCCGCGTGACCTTCAGCACGGCGGGGCGCCACATCTCCACCGGGGCACCCGGTCAGGACGTGATTCTGGCCAACCCCACCTGGGCGGGCGGCGGCTTTGAACTGATTTCCGGTACGTCGTTCTCCGGCCCGTACACGGCGGGCGTGGCGGCCCTGGTGATCCAGAAGTGCCCCGAGGCCACGCCTTACCAGGTGCGCCGCGTGATGGAAATGAATGCGGACGGCAGCATCGGCACCAACCCGAACGGCTTTGACCGTGACACGGGCTGGGGCCGACTGGACGCCGGCAAGATCGCCGCCAACCTGAACTGCGCGGCGCTGCCCGAGAAGGGCGCCAACGTAGCGGTGGAGGTGGGCTACGTCGACCTGAAGGGCACCAGCCCCGGCATCTTCGCGGACGTGATGCTGCGCGGCAAAGGCATGCGCCCCGGCGACAACACCGACTCGACCCCCTGGTATTTCACCGAGACCAATGCCCAGGGCGTCGCGCGCTTCGCCGAGATCAAGCCCGGCACCTACGACGTGTACGTGGCCGGCACCGACCTCTCGGTGACGGGGGGAGCCAACGAAGACCGCGGCACGTATATAGGTACCCTGGTCGCCACCAGCGGTTCGACCTACTCGCGCCCGGACATGAAGCGCATCCTGGTGACCGGCACCTCGCCGGACCTGAACCCGGTCGATCCTTACGAGCCGAACGATACGCCCGAAACGGCCACGCCCATCAAGTACGGCCAGACCACCCAGACCGCCTACCTGTTCGGCAAGCCGCAGGACGCCGACTACTTCAAGTTCGAGGCCAAGGCCGGCGACAAGATCACGGCCGACGTGCTGGCCCGCGCGCGCCTCGGCGGCACGCTGGACTCCTACCTGTTCCTGCTCGGCCCCGACGGCAAGACCGTGCTGGCCGACAACGATGACCGTGGCGACCCGCGCATCGATCAGGACTCGGCGGTCAGCTACACCATCGCCAAGGACGGCACGTACTACCTGCTGGTCTCCAGTTGCGCCATCTCGTGCAACCCCGAGGCCCCGGAAGACGACAACAACCCCTTCAACAAGTACCAGTTGAAACTCGTCAAGAACTGA
- the secA gene encoding preprotein translocase subunit SecA, giving the protein MFRVLNQMFDTNKRDVERIFKTIVNPVNALEEETMKVENLAEAFMALRRRVLEGGESLDDVIVPAFALIREAGRRSIGKRHYDVQLVGGAALHQGRIAEMKTGEGKTLVASLALSLNALEAKGCHLVTVNDYLARVGQEEMGLLYRTLGLTVGLSTRDLQPMQKQEQYACDITYVTNSELGFDYLRDNMAQSREALVLRADHPLHYAIVDEVDSILIDEARTPLIISGAAEKATDQYYVMAKLIRRLQKGQPAEPGVRTEPTGDYTIEEKNKAVHLTEQGISKIERLLSIPDLYSPEAMDKAHMITQAIRAQELYHREKEYIVNAEGEVIIVDEFTGRSMPGRRFGEGLHQAIEAKEGVKIENENQTLATITYQNFFRLYDKFAGMTGTAKTEEKEFLDIYGSDVLVIPTNRPVVRKDAEDQVFMTREGKYNAVVKDVQEVHAQGRPILIGTASIVTSEQMSAKLNEAGIPHSVLNAKFEAQEAAIIAQAGRSGTVTIATNMAGRGTDIKLGGDAEFVLGQALEEQLGISRFAPEAEAFLKAISRQDPAALELGLKIPGITPQFVQQAQQLQADTIADHARVQELGGLHIIGTERHESRRIDNQLRGRAGRQGDPGSSRFFVSFEDDLMRLFANERVVNMMGRLGADDTVPIEAKMVTGAIEKAQARVEDRNFGTRKQLLEFDNVMSKQRDTVYAQRREVLLGPDEDVEESTEGMIADFVDFQLANFLPIDLPHEQWDIDGLRAAMVDAVPQLEGFDFDSLRSNTPAEAQDRLLGAVADAFDARKEELGPTMLNSLSRYVLLQTVDQHWKEHLHGMDVLRQGIGLRGYGQRDPFTEYKFEATNMFNDMIDNLKTEVTKYIFRMQFGQTG; this is encoded by the coding sequence ATGTTCCGTGTTCTCAACCAGATGTTCGATACCAACAAGCGTGACGTGGAGAGGATCTTTAAAACGATCGTGAATCCCGTCAACGCCCTTGAAGAAGAGACGATGAAAGTCGAGAATCTCGCCGAGGCCTTCATGGCCCTGCGCCGCCGCGTGCTGGAGGGCGGCGAGTCCCTGGACGACGTGATCGTCCCGGCCTTCGCGTTGATCCGCGAGGCGGGCCGCCGGTCTATCGGCAAGCGCCACTACGACGTGCAGCTCGTGGGCGGGGCCGCATTGCACCAGGGCCGCATCGCCGAGATGAAAACCGGCGAGGGCAAGACCCTGGTGGCCTCACTGGCGCTGTCACTCAACGCGCTGGAAGCCAAAGGCTGCCACCTGGTCACGGTGAACGATTACCTGGCCCGCGTGGGTCAGGAGGAAATGGGGCTGCTGTACCGCACCCTGGGCCTCACGGTGGGCCTGTCGACCCGCGACCTTCAGCCCATGCAGAAGCAGGAACAGTATGCCTGCGACATCACCTACGTCACCAACAGCGAACTGGGCTTCGATTACCTGCGCGACAACATGGCCCAGAGCCGGGAGGCGCTGGTGCTGCGTGCCGATCACCCGCTGCACTACGCCATTGTCGACGAGGTCGACAGCATCCTGATCGACGAAGCCCGCACGCCGCTGATCATCTCGGGCGCAGCGGAAAAAGCCACCGACCAGTACTACGTCATGGCCAAACTCATCCGGCGTCTTCAGAAGGGCCAGCCCGCCGAACCGGGCGTGCGCACCGAACCCACCGGCGACTACACCATCGAGGAAAAAAACAAGGCCGTGCACCTCACCGAGCAGGGCATCAGCAAGATCGAGCGCCTGCTCAGCATTCCGGACCTGTACAGCCCTGAGGCGATGGACAAGGCCCACATGATCACCCAGGCCATTCGCGCCCAGGAGCTGTACCACCGCGAGAAGGAATACATCGTGAACGCCGAGGGCGAGGTCATCATCGTGGACGAGTTCACCGGGCGCAGCATGCCGGGCCGCCGTTTCGGTGAGGGACTGCACCAGGCCATCGAGGCCAAGGAAGGCGTGAAGATCGAGAACGAGAATCAGACCCTCGCCACCATTACCTACCAGAACTTCTTCCGCCTGTACGACAAGTTCGCTGGCATGACCGGCACCGCCAAGACCGAGGAAAAGGAATTCCTGGACATCTACGGCAGCGACGTGCTGGTGATTCCCACCAACCGCCCGGTGGTGCGTAAGGACGCCGAGGATCAGGTGTTCATGACCCGCGAGGGCAAGTACAACGCCGTGGTGAAAGACGTGCAGGAGGTTCACGCGCAGGGCCGCCCCATCCTGATCGGCACCGCCAGCATCGTGACCAGCGAACAGATGAGTGCCAAACTCAACGAAGCGGGCATTCCTCACAGCGTCCTGAACGCTAAATTCGAGGCACAGGAGGCCGCCATCATCGCGCAGGCGGGCCGCAGCGGCACCGTCACCATCGCCACCAACATGGCCGGGCGCGGCACCGACATCAAACTCGGTGGGGACGCCGAATTCGTGCTGGGTCAGGCGCTGGAAGAACAGCTCGGCATCAGCCGTTTCGCCCCGGAGGCCGAGGCGTTCCTCAAGGCCATCAGCCGGCAAGACCCGGCGGCGCTGGAACTGGGCCTGAAAATCCCCGGCATCACCCCTCAGTTCGTGCAGCAGGCCCAGCAGCTTCAGGCCGACACCATCGCTGACCACGCCCGCGTGCAGGAACTCGGCGGGCTGCACATCATCGGCACCGAACGCCACGAGTCGCGCCGCATCGACAACCAGCTGCGCGGCCGCGCCGGGCGTCAGGGCGACCCCGGCAGCAGCCGCTTTTTCGTGTCGTTCGAGGATGACCTGATGCGCCTTTTCGCCAACGAGCGCGTGGTGAACATGATGGGCCGCCTGGGCGCAGACGACACCGTGCCGATTGAGGCCAAGATGGTCACCGGGGCCATCGAGAAGGCGCAGGCCCGCGTGGAAGACCGCAACTTCGGCACCCGCAAGCAACTGCTCGAATTCGACAACGTCATGAGCAAGCAGCGCGACACGGTGTACGCCCAGCGCCGCGAGGTGCTGCTGGGGCCTGACGAGGACGTCGAGGAATCGACCGAGGGCATGATCGCGGACTTCGTGGACTTCCAGCTGGCGAACTTCCTGCCCATCGACCTGCCGCACGAACAGTGGGACATTGATGGCTTGAGGGCCGCTATGGTAGACGCCGTTCCGCAACTGGAGGGCTTCGATTTCGATTCGCTGCGCAGCAACACGCCCGCCGAGGCGCAGGATCGCCTGCTGGGGGCGGTGGCCGACGCCTTCGACGCCCGCAAGGAAGAACTGGGCCCCACCATGCTCAACAGCCTCAGCCGTTACGTGCTGCTGCAAACCGTCGACCAGCACTGGAAAGAGCATCTGCACGGCATGGACGTGCTGCGCCAGGGCATCGGGCTGCGTGGCTACGGCCAGCGCGACCCCTTCACCGAGTACAAGTTCGAGGCTACCAACATGTTCAACGACATGATCGACAACCTCAAAACGGAAGTCACCAAGTACATCTTCCGCATGCAGTTCGGCCAGACCGGCTAA
- a CDS encoding nitroreductase family protein produces the protein MADYLSPEAVRAFYDHHRTTRHYLTNADGTPLRMPGEHLDAVLYAAQRAPTDATAQLYSFIHLDDQPLRQTVAELTLNAHIASSSEAFVVCADGRRVKKILEANAIAPGSWPAIAVHFGIGDAVMAGQNLLTAAEMLGYQGCWIGGVMNNLDALCDVLKLPEGVLPFAALTVGRSAEDTPLRPRLPRPLVIHRNTYRDGTPEELRAATEIMNPIAHRPGRPGQWARLLKSYFAEGGSMEKREPHLLAVMERQGLKPERTE, from the coding sequence ATGGCGGATTATCTGAGTCCCGAAGCCGTTCGCGCTTTTTATGATCATCACCGCACCACCCGCCATTACCTCACAAATGCGGACGGTACGCCCCTGCGCATGCCCGGCGAACACCTTGACGCGGTGCTGTACGCTGCGCAGCGCGCCCCTACCGACGCCACCGCGCAGCTGTACTCGTTCATTCACCTAGATGACCAGCCTCTGCGGCAAACCGTGGCCGAATTGACGCTGAATGCCCATATTGCCAGTTCCTCGGAGGCTTTCGTCGTATGTGCCGACGGGAGGCGTGTCAAGAAGATTCTGGAAGCCAACGCCATTGCTCCCGGTAGCTGGCCTGCCATCGCCGTTCACTTCGGCATTGGGGACGCTGTGATGGCCGGGCAGAACCTGTTGACCGCCGCAGAAATGCTGGGCTACCAGGGCTGCTGGATCGGCGGAGTTATGAACAACCTGGACGCTCTATGCGATGTGCTGAAGCTGCCCGAGGGTGTTCTGCCCTTCGCCGCCCTGACAGTGGGGCGCTCGGCAGAAGACACGCCGCTCAGGCCACGCTTGCCCCGGCCGCTGGTTATTCACCGCAACACGTACAGGGACGGCACGCCCGAAGAACTCCGCGCCGCCACCGAGATCATGAATCCCATTGCCCACCGGCCCGGCAGACCCGGCCAGTGGGCCAGATTGCTGAAAAGTTACTTCGCTGAGGGCGGCAGCATGGAAAAACGCGAGCCGCATCTGCTCGCGGTGATGGAGCGTCAGGGGTTGAAGCCGGAACGCACGGAATGA
- a CDS encoding YbjN domain-containing protein yields METALLTLDTLAKYLKEKEVQLDMEENNGQRFIRMGWRFEMGDAAVLVSVNDGPNNTSRLEVTCVTQKQYQDRRNEVAMMLNDRNRERAFARSIDTDGNVWLEYVGFYPTLAEMPQETFDTLFGGVLMHFQDDYATLEGYVPGPQLQQPQA; encoded by the coding sequence ATGGAAACTGCTCTGCTTACCCTGGATACCCTGGCCAAATACCTGAAGGAAAAAGAAGTCCAGCTGGACATGGAAGAGAACAACGGCCAGCGTTTCATTCGCATGGGCTGGCGCTTCGAGATGGGCGACGCCGCCGTGCTGGTGTCGGTCAACGACGGCCCGAACAACACCAGCCGCCTGGAAGTCACCTGCGTGACCCAGAAGCAGTACCAGGATCGCCGCAATGAAGTGGCCATGATGCTGAACGACCGCAACCGCGAGCGCGCCTTTGCCCGCAGCATCGACACCGACGGCAACGTGTGGCTGGAGTACGTGGGCTTCTACCCCACCCTGGCCGAAATGCCGCAGGAAACCTTCGACACGCTGTTCGGCGGCGTCCTGATGCACTTCCAGGACGACTACGCCACCCTCGAAGGCTACGTGCCTGGCCCGCAACTTCAGCAGCCCCAGGCTTAA
- a CDS encoding septal ring lytic transglycosylase RlpA family protein codes for MKGVMLAVLASGALFSSGSAQRVSAKTIPATPQSVFQRGYAVFYGGRADRATRMTAAHRFLPFGTWVRVRHTATGRSVVVKINDRGPFNGGGRIIDLSTTAARALGITRQGVAPVSLTVLPRP; via the coding sequence TTGAAAGGGGTCATGCTGGCCGTGCTGGCCTCGGGCGCGCTTTTCAGTTCGGGCTCCGCGCAGCGGGTCAGCGCGAAAACCATTCCGGCCACACCCCAGTCGGTCTTTCAACGGGGCTACGCCGTGTTCTACGGCGGGCGGGCCGACCGCGCCACGCGCATGACGGCGGCGCACCGCTTCCTGCCGTTCGGCACCTGGGTTCGGGTCAGGCATACGGCCACCGGGCGCAGTGTGGTGGTCAAGATCAATGACAGGGGGCCGTTCAACGGTGGCGGGCGGATCATCGATCTGTCGACCACGGCGGCGCGGGCGCTGGGCATCACGCGCCAGGGCGTCGCGCCGGTCAGCCTCACGGTGCTGCCCCGGCCTTAA
- a CDS encoding M24 family metallopeptidase, whose amino-acid sequence MTINALREAMQRSGVDAMWISGPSNVRAISGFTHPKDGKVLVTAQEATLFTDARYTVQARDESRLPQLIARPPETYELAAQSVKGQRVGFEAEHLTVANLEDLRKYWADATLVPLRGVIEGLRAVKSKEEIAAVQAAQDLADRAFAHARPMIKAGVREWDVALAIEAFLRQEGAENAFDVIVASGPRGAMPHGAASMRVMQDGELVTVDMGARLNGYHSDMTRTVAIGTPSGEMRRVYHAVLEAEEAAVKAVKPGVRAADLDQLARDILTGHGLGEAFAHSLGHGVGLDVHEAPGLRGSSEDVLKPGMIITIEPGAYLPDVGGVRIEDLVLVTEDGYRVMSHSPKENV is encoded by the coding sequence ATGACCATCAATGCTTTGCGGGAGGCCATGCAGCGATCCGGTGTGGACGCCATGTGGATCAGTGGGCCGTCGAATGTCCGGGCCATTTCGGGCTTCACGCACCCCAAAGACGGCAAGGTGCTGGTCACGGCGCAGGAGGCCACGCTGTTCACCGACGCGCGCTACACCGTGCAGGCGCGCGACGAGTCTCGCTTGCCACAGCTCATTGCCCGCCCGCCGGAAACGTACGAGCTGGCGGCGCAGAGCGTCAAGGGGCAGCGCGTGGGCTTCGAGGCCGAGCACCTGACGGTGGCGAATCTGGAAGACCTGCGCAAGTACTGGGCGGACGCGACCCTGGTGCCGCTGCGTGGCGTGATCGAGGGCCTGCGGGCCGTGAAGAGCAAGGAAGAAATCGCGGCGGTGCAGGCGGCGCAAGATCTGGCCGACCGAGCGTTTGCGCACGCCCGCCCGATGATCAAGGCGGGGGTGCGCGAGTGGGACGTGGCCCTGGCCATCGAGGCTTTTCTGCGCCAGGAAGGAGCAGAGAATGCGTTCGACGTGATCGTGGCGAGTGGCCCGCGTGGGGCCATGCCGCACGGCGCAGCGTCCATGCGGGTCATGCAGGACGGCGAACTGGTCACGGTGGATATGGGCGCGAGGCTGAACGGATACCACTCCGACATGACGCGCACGGTCGCCATCGGCACGCCCTCGGGCGAGATGCGCCGCGTCTATCATGCCGTGCTGGAAGCCGAGGAAGCAGCCGTCAAAGCGGTGAAGCCGGGCGTGCGGGCCGCCGACCTCGACCAGCTGGCCCGCGACATACTGACTGGGCATGGACTGGGCGAGGCATTCGCGCACTCGCTGGGGCACGGGGTGGGGCTGGACGTTCACGAGGCTCCGGGCCTGCGCGGCAGCAGTGAGGACGTGCTGAAACCGGGCATGATCATTACCATCGAGCCGGGGGCGTACCTGCCGGACGTGGGCGGCGTGCGCATCGAGGATCTGGTGCTGGTCACCGAGGACGGCTACCGCGTAATGAGCCACTCGCCCAAGGAGAACGTTTGA